The genomic interval atttaaacaattTAATAAACCCAACAATATTTGAACCAGTCATTTTCACTGCTTGTTTAATAGCAATTAAAATTATCATATAGCATAATTGCCAACTGATTACATTCCTTAAGACAAAATTTTCTAGTGGAGCATTACTGGCAAATTTAatcaaatgttttgttttaaacttgATTGATGGAAATGAACGAAGGAAAGCAACAATAAGCAAGATAGTTAAATCTGCGGATTCTAACAGCCAATATATTTTATAGCTGCAATGCTATAAAGCGTAAAGAACTTTAATGGAGAGCATGAAATGGTCATGTTGGCTTTAAAAATTTTCGGATTCTTTGCCGTATTTGCCAGATGACATCTCGCTCCAGTTATCTGCATGAAACCACTTTctgcaaatattatttttattatcacACCAGTGGAAACTGGGACAGCAATGTTTTCCATCCCAACAGCAGTGAGCCTGAAAAAACACAAGATACAGCAATGAGGAAATATAAAGGTTGAGGTGATTAAAAGTTTATAAATATAGATACTCTGGTTAGGCATTTTTTTTAGTAAGTAGACTTCAATTGAGTGGACCACAATTATGATTTTAAAAAAGCTTTAAACTTTTGATGGTTTGGCAGCAGGATTGAAAAATCCTAAAAAAAATCTAAACAGAATGGAATGCATCTCAAATGCCTGAGGATCATGCATTGCTTTTGTTAAAAAATCCATAGTTTTCGGCATGAATACTGACTTACATTACGGATTGGGCAGCACCCCCATTGCTTGTTATACATTTTGCAGCATGTACTTCCAGCTTTGCAAACGTGAGTATCGTCACATTTGACCACTGGGCAATCATTGCTGCTACAGTTCAGCTGAGCTTCCGATACTGTCATTGCAGGTTTCTTGGTGAGCCAGGGGATGCCGATGCTGTCCATGATACACTTAGAACTTGTAGTGTCACACCGGGTACCACGGGGGCAGCAGTGTACACCATCCTTACAACACTTAGCCTAATGTTAAACAGATAAAAACAATTAATAAGATAGGTCATTTTCACATTTACCTACAGTTACCTTGTAGTGGAACCCAATACAACTATTCTGCATCAGTACAttgtatcagtttagtttagatacaactcggaatcaggccctttggcccattgagtctgcgccgactagcgttcaccgcacactaaaactatcctatacacactagggacaatttataattttaccaaacatagaaacatagaaattaggtgcaggagtaggccattcggcccttcgagcctggaccgccattcaatatgatcatggctgatcatccaactcagtatcccgtacctggcttctctccataccctctgatccctttagccacaagggccacatctaactccctcttaaatagtgccaatgaactggcctcaactaccctctgtggcagagagttccagagattcaccactctctgtgtgacaaaagtttttctcatctcggttttaaatcaaaccaattaacctacaaacctatatggcttcagagtgcgggaggaaaccggaacacccagagaaaacccacgtgggtcatggggagaacgtgcaaactctgaggTACATCTGTGTACCACCAAGATGTACCACAGAGAATGTACATCTCTGAACGCAAGATTAA from Amblyraja radiata isolate CabotCenter1 chromosome 2, sAmbRad1.1.pri, whole genome shotgun sequence carries:
- the LOC116989341 gene encoding progranulin-like isoform X2, whose translation is MQLLTIILLLPSLASAALRCPDGTVCQDESTCCKLRAGRYGCCPMEETVCCYGGTLCCPANKMGRITPSSPSLTYPSEPIEGKLLQGTEIQSNIISNDATIIHCDNMHFCPSGQTCCRLPGGKWGCCPHPEAKCCKDGVHCCPRGTRCDTTSSKCIMDSIGIPWLTKKPAMTVSEAQLNCSSNDCPVVKCDDTHVCKAGSTCCKMYNKQWGCCPIRNAHCCWDGKHCCPSFHWCDNKNNICRKWFHADNWSEMSSGKYGKESENF